In the Prosthecobacter dejongeii genome, one interval contains:
- a CDS encoding bifunctional 3,4-dihydroxy-2-butanone-4-phosphate synthase/GTP cyclohydrolase II, translating to MPSKKTHVCDSVESVIADIRVGRMVIVTDDEDRENEGDLICAAEAITPEMVTFMVREGGGMLCVPVSLGIAQQLNLESMVPENREAFRTDFTVTVDAAEGITTGISSADRARTIRLLGEPKSTIADFVQPGHINPLVAKPGGVLRRAGHTEAAVDLCRLAGLREAGVLIEIMNPDGTMARMPDLQKFAKKHKLKICSIADLIAYRRRSEKLVEKIEVVDMPTDFGVFKLHLYKSSLDGVHHVALVMGDIDAETPTLVRVHSECLTGDIFASRRCDCGSQLHAAMTKVAEAGRGIIIYMRGHEGRGIGLHGKIMAYKLQEQGLDTVEANLKLGYAMDLRDYGIGAQIISDLGVRKIRLMTNNPRKVVGLEGHKLEITEQVPVISEPNPHNKKYLETKKKKLGHKL from the coding sequence ATGCCCAGCAAGAAGACCCACGTCTGCGACTCTGTCGAATCCGTCATCGCGGACATCCGTGTCGGCCGCATGGTGATCGTCACTGATGACGAGGACCGTGAAAATGAGGGTGACCTCATTTGTGCAGCCGAGGCGATCACGCCTGAGATGGTCACTTTCATGGTTCGTGAAGGTGGGGGTATGCTCTGTGTGCCAGTTTCTTTGGGTATCGCTCAGCAGTTGAATCTGGAGAGCATGGTTCCGGAAAACCGCGAGGCTTTCCGCACCGATTTCACGGTCACTGTGGATGCTGCGGAGGGTATCACCACCGGCATTAGCTCTGCGGATCGTGCCCGCACCATTCGGCTCTTGGGGGAGCCTAAAAGTACGATTGCTGACTTCGTCCAACCAGGCCATATCAACCCTCTTGTGGCAAAGCCAGGTGGAGTCCTCCGTCGTGCAGGTCACACAGAAGCTGCTGTGGATCTCTGCCGTCTGGCTGGACTGCGCGAAGCGGGTGTCCTGATCGAGATCATGAATCCCGATGGCACCATGGCACGCATGCCAGATCTTCAAAAGTTTGCTAAAAAGCATAAACTTAAGATTTGCTCCATTGCCGATTTGATAGCCTATCGCCGCCGCAGCGAAAAACTGGTGGAGAAGATCGAAGTCGTGGACATGCCAACGGATTTTGGTGTTTTCAAACTACACCTTTATAAGAGCAGTCTCGATGGCGTTCACCACGTAGCCTTGGTCATGGGTGATATTGATGCCGAAACCCCGACCCTCGTTCGGGTTCACAGCGAGTGCCTCACTGGCGATATCTTTGCCTCTCGCCGCTGTGATTGTGGCAGTCAACTGCACGCGGCGATGACCAAAGTGGCTGAGGCAGGTCGCGGCATCATCATCTACATGCGCGGGCATGAAGGCCGTGGCATTGGTCTCCATGGAAAAATTATGGCCTATAAGCTGCAAGAGCAGGGGCTGGATACCGTCGAGGCTAACCTTAAACTGGGTTACGCCATGGACCTTCGTGATTACGGTATTGGGGCTCAAATCATTTCGGATCTTGGGGTGCGTAAAATTCGCCTCATGACCAATAATCCGCGCAAAGTCGTGGGATTAGAGGGGCATAAACTTGAAATCACGGAGCAAGTCCCCGTCATTTCAGAGCCTAACCCCCACAATAAAAAGTACCTCGAAACCAAAAAGAAAAAACTCGGGCACAAGCTCTGA
- the ribH gene encoding 6,7-dimethyl-8-ribityllumazine synthase yields MSQYGPSRPRPIQDRVSIAIVASLYNNQFVQGLIDAGREELEELAPNATITVYRVPGAFEIPVCAELVIKNTKPDAVIAFGVIIRGSTEHADLVGASVTDALQQMAVRHTLPVVHEVLLVSSEEQAEERCLGVKINRGTEAAQVAVNMIALFRKMRASFAGQPELETV; encoded by the coding sequence ATGTCACAATACGGTCCCAGTCGTCCTCGCCCCATCCAGGATCGCGTTTCCATCGCGATCGTGGCCAGTCTCTATAACAATCAATTCGTGCAGGGTCTGATTGACGCTGGTCGTGAAGAACTCGAAGAGCTGGCACCCAATGCCACCATCACTGTTTATCGTGTGCCTGGGGCCTTTGAAATCCCAGTCTGCGCGGAGTTGGTGATCAAAAATACCAAGCCAGATGCAGTGATTGCGTTCGGTGTCATCATCCGCGGTTCTACAGAGCATGCTGACTTGGTAGGTGCCTCTGTCACTGATGCTCTTCAACAGATGGCCGTGCGCCACACACTTCCGGTAGTGCACGAAGTCCTGTTGGTAAGTTCTGAAGAACAAGCCGAAGAGCGTTGTCTAGGCGTGAAAATCAATCGTGGCACAGAGGCCGCCCAGGTCGCTGTCAATATGATTGCGCTATTCCGTAAGATGCGCGCCAGTTTTGCCGGTCAACCTGAACTGGAGACAGTCTAA
- the nusB gene encoding transcription antitermination factor NusB, translated as MGKRREGREAAVQFLFASELHGEHTPEEQEAFWTIHNAKNSVRTYAESLIQGVQSNLSEIDSLIEPVLENFRIQRLAHVDRNVLRLAVYEIMHVPEVPAPVIINEAIEIAKALGAGESGSFVNGILHKIAQKARPKSNI; from the coding sequence ATGGGAAAACGCCGTGAAGGCCGTGAGGCTGCCGTCCAGTTTTTATTCGCCAGTGAACTCCATGGGGAGCATACCCCAGAGGAACAGGAGGCTTTCTGGACCATCCACAATGCTAAAAATTCCGTCCGCACTTATGCAGAATCCCTCATTCAGGGTGTGCAGTCGAATCTCTCTGAGATTGACAGCTTGATCGAGCCCGTCCTTGAAAATTTCCGCATTCAGCGTCTTGCTCACGTGGATCGCAATGTTTTGCGCCTTGCCGTTTATGAGATCATGCACGTGCCAGAGGTGCCAGCGCCAGTGATCATCAACGAGGCCATTGAAATTGCCAAAGCGCTCGGGGCAGGGGAGTCGGGCTCCTTCGTGAACGGAATCCTTCATAAAATTGCCCAAAAGGCACGCCCGAAATCGAACATATAA
- a CDS encoding MotA/TolQ/ExbB proton channel family protein, with protein sequence MQLKAEPDMAGKVVRCPGCNSKLSIPASVGGDLPPPSGLPSPTGYTPPPDASAPYESSGEVAPPADELQQHRQERGGWEETDPSNPNPMLSFGMGVVLFLAWVGILYPFQAPEGTSPADYTGMQFIASLFYKHMLVSFTNTLFFTWAMAILYLKFKKLRHQREALLLDVLPWELGSEINAQNVSAFIDNLYKLPVRLRDSMMVNRIRKALELFEVKQNVGDVTNMLSSQSDIDSMRIGGSFTLLKAFLWAIPILGFIGTVLGLSHAIGGMNFANVEDVSAIMASINSVTSGLGTAFDATLLGLVLAMLLNFPMNSMMKSEDDCLNDIDAFCNEILLPRLNDGGSIAGGDTNGVMETLVRAVAQAQKEFLVDLNSLSARINEQAANLDKRATAHQERVDAEFAIAVNRMREDLTGAIKDSVKTTSDYTRALASGIQGLNNVLTELGGKQIIIHQVKKKGWFSKQD encoded by the coding sequence ATGCAGTTGAAGGCCGAGCCCGACATGGCTGGCAAAGTCGTCCGCTGCCCCGGTTGCAACAGCAAGCTTTCCATTCCTGCCAGTGTCGGCGGGGATCTACCTCCTCCGTCTGGCCTGCCGTCTCCAACGGGATATACCCCCCCACCAGATGCATCTGCACCGTATGAATCATCTGGTGAAGTTGCTCCTCCAGCAGATGAGCTTCAACAGCATCGTCAGGAGCGCGGTGGTTGGGAGGAAACAGACCCATCGAATCCAAACCCAATGCTCAGTTTTGGCATGGGTGTTGTATTGTTCCTTGCATGGGTGGGTATCTTATATCCCTTCCAAGCGCCAGAGGGCACTTCTCCTGCTGACTACACCGGGATGCAGTTCATTGCCTCGTTGTTCTACAAACACATGCTGGTGAGCTTCACCAACACCTTGTTCTTCACATGGGCCATGGCCATCCTTTACCTCAAGTTCAAGAAACTTCGTCATCAGCGCGAGGCTCTTCTTCTGGATGTTTTGCCTTGGGAACTTGGCAGCGAAATCAATGCCCAGAACGTCAGTGCTTTCATTGACAATCTCTACAAGCTCCCCGTCCGCCTACGCGACAGCATGATGGTGAATCGCATTCGCAAAGCTTTGGAACTTTTCGAGGTGAAACAAAACGTCGGAGATGTGACCAACATGCTTTCCAGCCAGTCGGACATTGATAGCATGCGCATCGGCGGCAGCTTTACCCTTTTGAAGGCTTTCCTTTGGGCCATTCCGATCCTCGGGTTCATCGGTACAGTGTTGGGCCTATCCCATGCTATCGGTGGTATGAACTTCGCCAATGTGGAAGACGTTTCAGCCATCATGGCTTCCATCAATAGCGTGACAAGCGGTCTGGGCACGGCCTTCGACGCTACTCTTCTGGGGCTCGTATTGGCCATGTTGCTGAACTTCCCCATGAACTCCATGATGAAGAGCGAAGACGACTGTCTGAACGACATTGATGCCTTCTGTAACGAAATACTCCTCCCACGTCTCAATGATGGTGGTAGCATCGCTGGTGGCGATACCAATGGTGTCATGGAAACCCTTGTCAGAGCTGTAGCTCAGGCGCAAAAGGAATTCCTTGTTGATCTCAACTCACTCTCCGCTCGCATCAATGAGCAGGCGGCAAACCTCGATAAGCGCGCCACAGCTCATCAGGAACGTGTGGATGCTGAATTCGCCATTGCCGTCAATCGCATGCGGGAAGACCTCACCGGCGCTATTAAGGATAGCGTGAAGACCACCAGTGATTACACGCGCGCTTTGGCTTCTGGAATTCAGGGGCTCAACAATGTTCTGACGGAATTGGGGGGTAAGCAGATTATCATCCATCAGGTCAAAAAGAAGGGATGGTTCAGCAAGCAAGACTGA
- the mnmE gene encoding tRNA uridine-5-carboxymethylaminomethyl(34) synthesis GTPase MnmE → MLHDTIAAISTALGEAAISVLRVTGPQALEVAQKVFHTARDLVSLPARQAHLVTARDADGTTLDQGLLLIFCAPSSYTGEDVVEFQGHGGLLVTQKLLESLLAAGARAAEPGEFTQRAFLNGKMDLTQAEAVMDLIHAQSTLALKAAHEQLGGAIGKEAMALKEELLPVLAHVEAYIDFPEEDISPDTGASLVAKMDLVLERASRLIATSEQGRILRHGARTVICGEPNVGKSSLLNLLLGFERAIVSPTAGTTRDTIEEIIQVHGIPLRLVDTAGLRSSQDEIERVGIERTQRELERADLILEVVDGSLPPSAAQRVSLPPQAEARRILILNKADQGLHPDWAGGVPLSCTANVGVETLRDAIRTLIMNVGSMQADHPIAINARHKICFERIVSQVQAARVALIDGAAPEYVALDLREALQSLGEVVGVVDVEQILDVIFSSFCIGK, encoded by the coding sequence ATGCTTCACGACACCATCGCCGCCATCTCCACTGCACTGGGAGAGGCGGCGATTAGCGTTTTAAGAGTCACAGGTCCTCAGGCTTTGGAGGTTGCCCAGAAAGTTTTTCATACGGCTAGGGATCTTGTGAGTTTACCTGCACGGCAAGCTCATCTCGTAACTGCCAGAGATGCCGATGGCACAACTCTAGATCAAGGACTGCTCCTCATCTTCTGTGCTCCATCCAGTTACACGGGTGAAGATGTTGTCGAATTTCAGGGACACGGAGGTTTACTCGTCACTCAAAAGCTTCTAGAAAGCCTCCTCGCTGCGGGTGCTCGTGCAGCCGAGCCTGGCGAGTTCACCCAACGTGCGTTTCTCAATGGGAAGATGGATCTTACCCAGGCGGAAGCCGTCATGGATCTCATCCATGCTCAAAGCACACTCGCTCTAAAGGCAGCGCATGAGCAACTTGGCGGGGCCATTGGTAAAGAAGCTATGGCGTTGAAGGAGGAGCTCCTCCCTGTGTTGGCCCACGTCGAAGCGTATATCGATTTCCCTGAAGAAGATATCTCTCCAGATACAGGGGCTTCTTTGGTGGCAAAAATGGACTTAGTGTTAGAGCGTGCGAGTCGGCTCATTGCGACCAGTGAGCAAGGCCGCATCCTCCGCCACGGTGCGCGCACTGTCATTTGCGGCGAACCCAATGTGGGCAAGTCAAGTTTGCTCAATCTTTTGTTAGGCTTTGAGCGCGCCATCGTCAGCCCCACGGCCGGCACTACTCGCGATACCATCGAGGAGATTATCCAGGTTCACGGCATTCCTCTGCGCCTGGTTGATACCGCCGGTCTGCGCAGCAGCCAGGATGAAATTGAACGCGTCGGCATCGAGCGGACTCAGCGCGAGCTGGAGCGTGCGGATCTGATCTTAGAAGTGGTGGATGGCAGCCTCCCTCCCTCAGCTGCCCAGCGCGTGTCCCTGCCTCCTCAGGCCGAGGCCAGGCGCATCCTTATTTTAAATAAAGCCGATCAGGGGCTCCATCCGGACTGGGCTGGCGGCGTTCCGCTCTCCTGCACGGCGAATGTCGGCGTCGAGACGCTTCGCGATGCCATCCGCACTCTCATCATGAATGTGGGGAGCATGCAGGCAGATCATCCCATCGCCATTAATGCTCGTCATAAGATCTGCTTTGAGCGCATTGTCTCCCAGGTTCAGGCAGCCCGCGTAGCTCTGATTGATGGCGCCGCTCCTGAATATGTGGCCCTGGATCTTCGCGAGGCTCTGCAATCCCTCGGTGAAGTCGTCGGTGTGGTGGATGTGGAGCAGATCCTAGACGTCATCTTCTCCTCTTTCTGCATCGGCAAGTGA
- a CDS encoding DUF3857 and transglutaminase domain-containing protein, with protein MIFLAFLLATDTTSAAYESGRHITTSLTLVLLFAGICKCVSIMRRPHTSSLCVLSLAILLAVFMVGHVWSFVIDSGWVPLGLNWAILLVNVPMLMTSLILAIVGLALYDRQRFNQGRKQAIWALVLTLISMAGIAALYLAEPLGQLAKKVAEEANAQVAGGTSVQEGWNFSLTPPDTTWRPQTPTSLSPLACTAFIKQPDQIYAIVIAEHSAALLDNGLDAMLNSVKAGLTTKSKVLQQQEKRVQLAGLDFVNLSTVAWTNSVKKEIAYEHWMATHQGFAWQIMVWGDSDQRAIVVESARSLVAGFRVLDMSRQVPGLDEKLDVNRPAFGYRTTISKMGWQSWSSGKEAEPLPALADFGAQTLASVVLVMPYHHQMSSPPPVAEALARACMAEYDFTYRRDGNDFTTRTIDKPFPGLEITTERESDDGNRYLYLFRIHQSGKHAWMLAGWTRKSPTATLAGVRAAMDGIELFEPSSPSPLVLNNEPRTESLSKFVNQIGLWYNDREEWPAALRYFKEASSINPDDRTYFENITHVLESQEKFDDALAAMDAAKERSFADDHGHQMRQAWLLLKVGKIQEGTAQLQRLVKEGYQQHDAVLGFINELLKGDHHSEASAVADVYAKAYPEPRPRLWQAQVADQGGDSKRAAELLENLIKLEPDFLEGFYALGEYSNRQSNHERALELAEMLEQKKQDTARLDLMRGWAHMGRKWYRDAKSSFEKAAQKAPNDEDVKAALKDAAAYLGQGTNTEIKTPIEAVPLPKSVAANLDKLRALPATYGEGHNAAMLLWARCIQYTKDKPMRSTVRRVIRILNDEGADAFSSMEYAYDPLIERLHVNKAEVLDAEGKVVARAGMDDAYVLDSDDRSMATTERKVHIQVPGMKAGLTLDCEITVERLSLTDTFPLTRHLYAAGIPTRSELICVMGDTESLSEDLVMKDRIKVTREPGSVIYEVADAPLSSNESYQQPIEKWAPVVILAGKKETWEQVGTKYLQNISDRLKPDPAIESEAKKLTEGLESTRDKARALASFVQKSVRYKAIEFGVRGQMPNAPSFTLQQRYGDCKDQALLLHHMLRACGIISHLALINTHWDLELNQPTLDAFNHVIVHVPALKDTQFIDTTAAHLSAADHSPYGLWGYPAFVLDPQGPHIKKVPGPLKTSGDVSSQRKLTSLSSDSIRIEEVLTLHGYYASGMRSAFARQEPKARFQHAQDLLDDRGSYRLEDFSFENLTDLSQPAILRLTYSLPNAIEKRGDVTKLRLPNAWETDYLRVPFIKERQTPFCWNTPFTFRSTVTWDQSLRVSAESLQGMKRKSDSRFGHWEMKTDSGLQFEFIAIPGDYPPSAYSEFQSLWSGAHDMWLKELVLQSP; from the coding sequence ATGATTTTCCTTGCTTTCCTGCTTGCCACGGACACCACCTCCGCCGCATACGAGTCAGGGCGCCACATCACTACCAGCTTGACCTTGGTGCTGCTTTTCGCAGGGATCTGCAAATGTGTTTCTATCATGCGGCGTCCGCACACGAGCAGCCTTTGTGTGCTGTCCCTAGCCATATTGCTCGCCGTTTTCATGGTTGGTCATGTGTGGAGCTTTGTGATTGATAGCGGATGGGTGCCGCTAGGTCTGAATTGGGCCATCTTGCTGGTGAACGTCCCCATGCTCATGACCTCTTTGATCTTGGCGATTGTTGGTCTTGCTTTATATGATCGTCAAAGATTCAACCAGGGCCGTAAGCAAGCGATCTGGGCTTTGGTGCTTACCCTCATCTCTATGGCGGGCATTGCCGCGCTCTACCTAGCTGAGCCTCTCGGTCAGTTAGCCAAAAAAGTGGCCGAGGAGGCGAATGCTCAGGTGGCTGGAGGTACGTCCGTACAGGAAGGATGGAACTTTTCCCTCACGCCACCAGACACAACCTGGCGGCCTCAGACACCCACCTCTTTATCTCCGCTGGCGTGCACAGCTTTCATCAAACAACCCGATCAAATCTATGCCATCGTGATAGCCGAGCATAGCGCTGCACTTTTGGACAATGGTCTGGATGCCATGCTTAATTCTGTAAAAGCTGGCCTAACCACCAAAAGCAAGGTTCTTCAGCAGCAGGAAAAACGTGTGCAACTTGCGGGCTTGGACTTCGTGAACCTCAGCACTGTTGCTTGGACAAACTCGGTCAAAAAAGAAATCGCTTATGAACATTGGATGGCCACCCATCAAGGGTTTGCTTGGCAGATCATGGTCTGGGGCGATTCGGATCAAAGAGCCATTGTGGTAGAATCAGCTCGCTCTCTAGTGGCGGGTTTTCGCGTCTTGGACATGTCACGCCAGGTTCCCGGGCTCGATGAAAAGTTGGATGTGAATCGCCCAGCCTTTGGTTATCGAACGACAATCTCCAAAATGGGTTGGCAATCTTGGTCTTCCGGAAAAGAGGCAGAACCTTTGCCAGCGTTGGCGGATTTTGGAGCTCAGACACTGGCGAGTGTGGTTCTTGTCATGCCGTATCACCACCAGATGAGTTCACCTCCGCCAGTCGCAGAGGCTCTGGCCCGTGCTTGCATGGCCGAATACGATTTCACCTACCGCCGTGATGGTAATGACTTCACCACCCGAACGATCGACAAGCCCTTTCCAGGTCTGGAGATCACCACGGAACGAGAGTCTGATGATGGGAATCGTTACCTCTACCTCTTCCGTATTCATCAATCAGGTAAGCATGCCTGGATGCTGGCTGGCTGGACTCGCAAGTCTCCAACCGCCACATTGGCCGGTGTGCGAGCCGCCATGGATGGCATCGAACTTTTCGAGCCTTCCTCTCCGTCTCCACTGGTGCTAAACAACGAGCCCCGGACGGAAAGCCTCTCCAAATTCGTCAACCAAATCGGTCTTTGGTACAATGATCGTGAAGAATGGCCTGCTGCGCTTCGCTATTTTAAGGAGGCCAGTTCCATCAATCCAGATGATCGCACCTATTTTGAAAACATCACCCATGTGCTGGAATCGCAGGAGAAATTTGATGATGCCTTAGCCGCCATGGATGCAGCGAAGGAACGCTCCTTTGCTGACGATCACGGCCACCAGATGCGACAGGCTTGGCTGCTGCTCAAAGTCGGTAAGATTCAGGAGGGTACAGCCCAACTCCAGCGTCTTGTCAAAGAGGGCTACCAGCAACACGATGCCGTTCTGGGTTTCATCAATGAATTGCTGAAAGGCGACCATCATAGCGAAGCCAGTGCCGTGGCGGATGTTTATGCAAAAGCGTATCCCGAACCACGGCCACGACTGTGGCAGGCTCAAGTGGCTGATCAAGGGGGGGATTCCAAGCGTGCAGCTGAATTGCTAGAGAACCTGATCAAATTAGAGCCCGATTTCCTTGAAGGCTTCTATGCTCTCGGGGAGTATTCCAATCGCCAAAGCAATCATGAACGGGCATTGGAATTAGCAGAAATGTTGGAACAAAAAAAGCAAGATACCGCAAGACTTGATCTCATGCGGGGGTGGGCCCACATGGGGCGTAAGTGGTATCGCGATGCCAAGTCGAGTTTTGAAAAAGCAGCGCAGAAGGCACCGAACGACGAAGATGTGAAAGCTGCGCTCAAGGATGCGGCTGCTTACCTCGGGCAGGGGACCAATACCGAAATCAAGACACCCATTGAGGCCGTTCCTCTACCAAAATCCGTCGCCGCCAACCTGGACAAGCTCCGTGCTCTGCCTGCAACCTACGGTGAGGGCCACAATGCCGCTATGCTTCTCTGGGCGCGCTGTATTCAATACACCAAAGACAAACCCATGCGCAGTACGGTCCGTAGGGTCATCCGCATTCTCAATGACGAAGGGGCTGATGCCTTCAGCTCCATGGAATATGCATATGATCCTTTGATCGAACGACTGCATGTCAATAAGGCCGAAGTACTGGATGCTGAGGGTAAAGTGGTGGCCCGTGCAGGCATGGATGATGCCTATGTTCTCGATTCGGATGATCGCTCCATGGCCACCACTGAACGTAAAGTCCACATTCAGGTGCCAGGCATGAAAGCAGGCCTAACATTGGATTGTGAAATTACTGTTGAGCGCCTTTCATTGACCGATACCTTCCCACTCACTCGTCATCTGTATGCCGCAGGCATTCCCACTCGCTCAGAACTGATCTGCGTCATGGGGGACACTGAGTCACTTTCAGAAGACCTCGTCATGAAGGACCGGATCAAAGTTACCCGAGAGCCTGGTAGCGTGATCTATGAAGTTGCTGATGCTCCCTTATCCTCAAATGAATCGTACCAGCAGCCTATTGAAAAATGGGCTCCGGTAGTCATCCTGGCAGGTAAAAAAGAAACTTGGGAGCAAGTGGGAACCAAATACCTCCAAAATATTTCAGACAGGCTTAAGCCCGACCCAGCCATCGAATCTGAAGCGAAGAAATTGACGGAAGGCCTCGAAAGCACGCGCGATAAAGCTCGGGCTCTCGCTTCGTTTGTTCAAAAATCGGTTCGGTACAAAGCCATCGAATTTGGAGTGCGCGGGCAGATGCCAAATGCGCCAAGCTTCACCCTCCAGCAACGTTATGGAGACTGTAAAGACCAAGCTTTGCTGCTGCATCACATGCTTCGCGCTTGTGGTATTATTTCTCATCTAGCCCTCATCAACACCCATTGGGATCTTGAGCTCAATCAACCGACCTTGGATGCTTTCAATCATGTGATCGTCCATGTTCCTGCTTTGAAAGACACCCAATTCATCGACACCACAGCCGCACATCTTTCTGCTGCAGATCACAGTCCTTATGGTCTGTGGGGCTACCCGGCTTTCGTGCTTGACCCACAGGGGCCCCATATCAAAAAAGTACCTGGCCCACTCAAAACCAGTGGTGATGTTTCGTCTCAGCGCAAACTAACCTCCCTATCTTCTGATAGTATTCGTATCGAGGAGGTCTTGACCCTGCATGGCTACTATGCCAGTGGCATGAGAAGTGCCTTTGCCCGTCAGGAGCCCAAAGCTCGATTTCAACATGCGCAAGATCTGTTGGATGATAGGGGCAGCTACCGGCTTGAAGATTTTAGTTTTGAAAATCTTACCGACCTCTCACAGCCTGCCATCCTGCGCCTAACTTATAGTTTGCCAAACGCGATCGAAAAGCGAGGCGATGTCACCAAGCTGCGCCTACCCAATGCCTGGGAAACCGATTACCTGAGGGTTCCTTTCATTAAGGAACGCCAGACGCCTTTCTGCTGGAATACCCCCTTCACTTTTCGCAGCACGGTTACTTGGGATCAATCATTGCGAGTTTCTGCCGAATCTCTTCAAGGCATGAAGCGCAAAAGCGATTCTCGCTTTGGTCACTGGGAAATGAAGACGGATTCCGGCCTCCAGTTTGAATTTATCGCGATACCTGGAGACTACCCGCCTTCCGCCTATTCAGAGTTTCAGTCGCTATGGTCTGGAGCTCACGACATGTGGCTTAAAGAATTGGTTCTTCAAAGCCCTTGA
- a CDS encoding iron-containing alcohol dehydrogenase, whose product MPFSPFDHQPRTRLIFGNGTLSQIGELTRELGGRRALIVSDPGIVKAGYVTRAASYLLAAGVLTRVFGEVRENPNTEDVDRCVDAAREFRADFIIGLGGGSSMDTAKGCNFIYTNGGQMQDYWGTGKATKPMLPMIAIPTTAGTGSECQSYALISDALTHVKMACGDVKAAAKVAILDPELTVSQPHRVTVCTGVDALSHSLEAAVTNKGNAYSTVFARESFRLCHEGFTRILAEPKDLEARGQMLLGAAYAGIAIENSMLGAAHSCANPLTAKFHVVHGEAVGVMLPHVIRFNAALPECAAVYASYYAGDLAARIQELLAQAQMPVHISHYGVTEADLHPLAEMAMKQWTAQFNPRPLVLEDFAALYRSAL is encoded by the coding sequence ATGCCTTTTTCCCCTTTCGATCACCAGCCTCGCACCCGCCTCATCTTTGGAAACGGAACCCTCTCCCAGATTGGTGAACTGACTCGGGAACTAGGCGGCAGGCGGGCGCTGATCGTCAGTGATCCAGGCATCGTGAAGGCAGGTTACGTGACCAGGGCTGCCTCGTATCTCTTGGCAGCGGGCGTGCTAACACGCGTCTTCGGAGAAGTGCGCGAAAACCCCAACACGGAGGATGTGGACCGCTGTGTGGATGCCGCCCGCGAATTCCGTGCAGACTTTATCATCGGCCTCGGCGGCGGCAGCAGCATGGATACAGCCAAGGGCTGCAATTTCATCTACACCAATGGTGGCCAGATGCAGGACTACTGGGGCACGGGCAAGGCCACCAAGCCCATGCTGCCGATGATCGCCATCCCCACCACGGCAGGCACCGGCAGCGAGTGCCAGAGCTACGCCCTTATCTCCGATGCGCTGACGCACGTGAAGATGGCCTGTGGCGATGTGAAAGCCGCCGCCAAGGTGGCCATCCTCGATCCCGAGCTAACCGTCTCACAGCCTCACCGCGTCACCGTTTGCACCGGCGTGGACGCCCTCTCCCATTCCCTGGAAGCCGCGGTCACCAACAAAGGCAACGCCTACTCCACTGTCTTTGCCCGTGAGTCCTTCCGCCTCTGCCACGAAGGCTTCACCCGCATCCTGGCCGAGCCCAAGGACCTGGAAGCCCGGGGCCAGATGCTGCTGGGTGCTGCCTATGCAGGCATCGCCATCGAGAACTCCATGCTCGGTGCCGCCCACTCTTGTGCCAACCCTCTCACCGCCAAGTTCCACGTTGTCCATGGCGAAGCCGTGGGGGTGATGCTGCCGCACGTGATCCGCTTTAACGCCGCCCTGCCCGAATGCGCCGCCGTGTATGCCAGCTACTACGCAGGCGACCTCGCCGCCCGCATTCAGGAACTCCTGGCCCAGGCCCAGATGCCCGTCCATATTTCTCATTATGGCGTAACTGAAGCGGACCTACATCCCCTCGCTGAAATGGCGATGAAACAATGGACTGCGCAGTTCAATCCAAGGCCGTTGGTGCTTGAGGACTTCGCTGCGCTTTATCGCTCTGCCCTCTGA